From a region of the Coffea arabica cultivar ET-39 chromosome 3e, Coffea Arabica ET-39 HiFi, whole genome shotgun sequence genome:
- the LOC113737972 gene encoding F-box/kelch-repeat protein At3g23880-like — translation MNYSTYDSIPRPINSEDLKKHIQEQLTYWVCIATQKRHLFLWNPSNRKYKRLPDSGLEFRYTDSTAVHSCLLTYGFGHDELHDDYKVVANLVLCLVLDPGEQVVKVFTQRTNSWERNQGAKHILVLQDWRVTTKTGGTFSNDKLHWTPNSGSYYHRCEKEIVSLDLANESSGEVELTDHMGQPKYPRDHFYRWTIGGFRERCLACFVVIIRISQSREL, via the coding sequence ATGAATTATTCCACCTACGATTCAATACCTCGACCAATCAATTCTGAAGATTTGAAGAAACATATCCAAGAGCAGTTAACGTATTGGGTTTGCATTGCTACCCAGAAGCGACACTTATTTTTGTGGAACCCATCCAACAGGAAATACAAGAGACTGCCTGATTCTGGTCTTGAATTCCGATACACGGATTCTACTGCCGTACATAGCTGTCTTCTTACATACGGGTTTGGGCATGATGAATTGCACGATGATTACAAAGTTGTTGCTAACTTAGTTCTATGCTTGGTTCTTGATCCAGGTGAGCAAGTGGTTAAAGTTTTTACTCAAAGGACTAATTCTTGGGAGAGGAATCAGGGTGCCAAACATATTCTTGTTCTACAAGATTGGCGTGTAACTACTAAAACTGGTGGTACATTTTCAAATGACAAGCTTCATTGGACCCCGAATTCAGGCAGTTATTACCACCGTTGTGAAAAGGAAATTGTTAGTTTGGATTTGGCTAATGAGAGCTCTGGGGAGGTTGAACTCACAGATCATATGGGACAGCCGAAATATCCAAGGGATCATTTCTATAGATGGACTATAGGAGGTTTTAGAGAAAGGTGTCTTGCCTGTTTTGTGGTCATAATCAGGATAAGCCAAAGTCGAGAATTGTAA
- the LOC113737971 gene encoding F-box/kelch-repeat protein At3g23880-like, whose translation MESTAPKVPHGHLPPELIFDILLRLLVKSLLRFTCVSKSWNSLISSPEFIKTHLKETSNARNTAHRKLIFSSTFSPVLDFLTECNFDSVLYSPTIEATDMVTHMVASSMTEATKIQHPAKKSIDIVGSCNGLVCIAMEYTFNPFASDSIRDLCFFLWNPSIRKYRKLPQCSFGFDFENSDVAAYGFGYDELHDDYKFIAFLRVRSPEKIAEDYDVEIYSQRTNSWKTNEVFKKYCFLPFQGGYFVDGKLHWSGTFHHEEEDHYPSYKIVSFDLADETYGEIELPENYKRKSNALRWSIGVLGEGRLAFFWLHTPDLDVWIMTDYGATQSWTKMCSIRYPKDLQCRLGFHLNVHPVFLSKRGELLLKVKSLLLLYNLEDGAYKILEVRSKLRGFRGILKVDM comes from the coding sequence ATGGAAAGCACAGCTCCCAAGGTTCCCCATGGTCATCTCCCTCCTGAACTCATCTTTGATATCCTCTTACGGCTCCTAGTTAAGTCCCTTTTGAGATTCACGTGCGTTTCGAAATCTTGGAATTCTTTAATCTCAAGCCCTGAATTCATCAAAACCCATCTCAAGGAAACATCTAACGCCCGCAATACTGCTCACCGTAAGCTGATTTTCTCTAGTACTTTTTCCCCTGTCCTTGATTTCCTCACAGAATGTAATTTTGACTCTGTGTTATATTCTCCCACGATCGAGGCAACCGACATGGTAACACATATGGTTGCATCATCCATGACTGAGGCTACAAAAATTCAACATCCCGCGAAAAAATCAATTGATATTGTGGGTTCATGTAACGGGTTGGTTTGCATTGCAATGGAATACACATTCAATCCGTTTGCTTCAGATTCTATCCGTGacctatgtttttttttatggaaCCCATCGATCAGGAAATACAGGAAACTGCCTCAATGCAGTTTTGGTTTTGATTTCGAGAATTCTGATGTGGCAGCATATGGGTTCGGGTATGATGAGTTGCATGATGATTACAAATTTATCGCATTTTTACGTGTCCGCTCGCCTGAGAAAATTGCTGAGGATTATGATGTTGAAATTTATAGTCAAAGGACTAATTCCTGGAAGACGAATGaggttttcaaaaaatattgctTTCTGCCATTTCAAGGGGGATATTTTGTTGATGGAAAGCTCCATTGGAGCGGAACCTTTCATCACGAGGAGGAAGATCACTATCCTTCATacaaaattgttagttttgATTTGGCTGACGAGACTTATGGGGAGATAGAACTTCCAGAAAATTATAAGAGAAAGTCGAATGCTTTGAGATGGAGTATAGGAGTTTTAGGGGAAGGACGCCTTGCTTTCTTTTGGCTTCATACTCCCGACCTAGATGTCTGGATTATGACTGACTATGGAGCTACACAATCCTGGACCAAAATGTGCTCGATTCGCTATCCTAAAGATCTTCAATGTCGGCTTGGATTCCACCTTAATGTCCACCCTGTGTTCTTATCAAAGAGGGGGGAGTTATTGCTGAAAGTTAAGTCCCTTTTACTACTTTATAATCTAGAAGATGGTGCATACAAGATTCTCGAAGTGAGATCTAAATTGCGGGGTTTTCGTGGTATTCTTAAGGTGGATATGTGA